The Mycobacterium haemophilum DSM 44634 sequence CGCCAATCCCCGCGCGGCGATAGCGCGCCTCCGTGAGACACCTTGGGGCCATTGGGCAACGCTGATCGTTTGAACTGACTGAACGAATAGAACCGCTGCACAAAAATCTGTAGCCAATGCCGAATCTCCTTGAGTGAGTAAGACAGTCGCTTATCCTCCGGGAATCCGGGCGGCCACTTGCCGCAATCGGGATCGCTCCAGGCGTGCCATGCCAGGAAAGCGATCCGGGACGGACGAAATCCGTACCGCAAGACTTGAAACAGCGAAAAATCTTGCAGCGCAAACGGGCCAACCTTTGCTTCGCTGCTCTGAAGTTCTTCTTCCTCATCGCTTGGAATAAGCTCCGGAGTGATCTCGGTGTCGAGTACCGACTGCAGCACCTCATCGACCTGCGACTCGAACTGACCCGACCCGATGACCCAGCGAATCAGATGCTGCACCAACGTCTTTGGCACACCGGCATTGACGTTATAGTGCGACATCTGGTCACCCACACCGTAGGTCGACCAGCCCAGCCCCAGCTCCGACAGGTCACCGGTGCCGAGCACGATGCCGCCATGCTGGTTGGCCAGCCGGAAGAGGTAGTCGGTGCGCAGCCCCGCCTGGACGTTCTCGAAGGTGACATCGTAGACCGCCTCGCCGCGTGAGAACGGATGACCGATCTCTTTCAGCATCAACGTTGCGGTGTCTCTGATGTCGATTTCCGTGAACGTGACACCCAGTGCGCGACACAGCTCGGTGGCATTGCGTTTGGTGCGATCTCCGGTCGCGAACCCGGGCAGCGTGAACGCGAGAATATCGCTGCGCGGGCGTCCTTCTCGGTCCATCGCGCGCGCGGCGACGATCAGCGCATGTGTCGAGTCCAGTCCGCCAGAAACTCCGATGACAACCTTCGGGTAGTCCAATGCGCGCAACCGCTGTTCGAGCCCGGAGACCTGGATGTTGTAGGCCTCATAGCAATCCTGCTGCAACCGCTGCGGATCGGCTGGGACGAACGGAAAACGCTCAACCTCGCGGCGCAGTCCGATGTCGCCAGCCGGCGGCTCGAGCCGAAACTCGATGCGCCGGAATGGCTCGACTAACGCTCGGTGATGGCGGCGGTTGTCGTCGAAGGTGCCCATGCGCAATCGCTCGGATCGAAGCAGTTCGGTGTCGACGTCGGCGACCGAGCGGCGTTCCTCCGTGGGGAAACGCTCGGATTGTGCGAGCAGCACCCCATTCTCCCAGATCATCGTCTGGCCGTCCCAGGCCAAGTCGGTCGTGGACTCACCCTGCCCCGCGGCGGCATAGACGTAGGCGGCCAGACACCGCGACGACGCCGAGCGGGCCAGCAGGCGACGGTCTTCGGCGCGGCCGATCGTGATCGGGCTGCCGGACAGGTTCGCCAACACCGTCGCGCCCGCCAACGCAGCTTCGGCACTGGGCGGTACCGGCACGAACATGTCCTCACAGATCTCGACGTGCAGCACCAGGCCGGGCAAGTCAGCCGCGGCGAACAGCAGGTCGGGGCCGAATGGGGCCGCCACGTCGCCGATGCCGATGGTGCCGCGTTCGTCGTCTCCGGGTGCGAGTTGACGACGCTCGTAGAACTCCCGGTAGGTGGGCAGGTACGACTTGGGCGCCACACCGAGCACCACACCG is a genomic window containing:
- a CDS encoding NAD(+) synthase, whose product is MDFYNAYSQGFVRVAACTHHASIGDPAANAASVLRLARQCHDDGVALAVFPELTLSGYSIEDIVLQDLLLEAVEDAVLDVVSASADLLPVLVIGAPLRYRHRIYNTAVIIHRGVVLGVAPKSYLPTYREFYERRQLAPGDDERGTIGIGDVAAPFGPDLLFAAADLPGLVLHVEICEDMFVPVPPSAEAALAGATVLANLSGSPITIGRAEDRRLLARSASSRCLAAYVYAAAGQGESTTDLAWDGQTMIWENGVLLAQSERFPTEERRSVADVDTELLRSERLRMGTFDDNRRHHRALVEPFRRIEFRLEPPAGDIGLRREVERFPFVPADPQRLQQDCYEAYNIQVSGLEQRLRALDYPKVVIGVSGGLDSTHALIVAARAMDREGRPRSDILAFTLPGFATGDRTKRNATELCRALGVTFTEIDIRDTATLMLKEIGHPFSRGEAVYDVTFENVQAGLRTDYLFRLANQHGGIVLGTGDLSELGLGWSTYGVGDQMSHYNVNAGVPKTLVQHLIRWVIGSGQFESQVDEVLQSVLDTEITPELIPSDEEEELQSSEAKVGPFALQDFSLFQVLRYGFRPSRIAFLAWHAWSDPDCGKWPPGFPEDKRLSYSLKEIRHWLQIFVQRFYSFSQFKRSALPNGPKVSHGGALSPRGDWRAPSDMSARIWLDEIEREVPEE